Proteins co-encoded in one Nicotiana sylvestris chromosome 7, ASM39365v2, whole genome shotgun sequence genomic window:
- the LOC138873847 gene encoding uncharacterized protein, with protein MSPMKGVMRFGKKRMNLRFIGPFEIFERVEEVASRLALTPSLAGVHPVLHFSLLWKYPEDRSHVLDFNMVQLDEDLTYEEELVAILDRQVRKLRSRSFPSVKVHWRNQLIEEVM; from the coding sequence atgtcgcctatgaagggtgtgatgcggTTTGGGAAGAAGCGCATGAacctgaggtttattggcccatttgagattttTGAGAGAGTTGAGGAGGTTGCTAGTAGGCTTGCATTGACTCCTAGCCTAGCAGGGGTACATCCGGTACTTCACTTTTCCTTGCTTTGGAAGTACCCTGAGGATAGGTCACATGTTTTAGACTTCAACATGGTGCAGCTTGATGAGGATTTGACATATGAGGAAGAGttagtggctattctagaccggcaggttcgaaagttgagatctaGGAGTTTTCCTTCTGTGAAAGTGCATTGGAGAAATCAGCTGATTGAGGAGGTTATGTAG
- the LOC138873848 gene encoding uncharacterized protein → MGTSSGIWTLFTDGASNVKGFGLCIVLRSPTGGVIRQSIKTTRLTNNETEYEAIIADLELAKGLGAEVIEVKCDSLLVVNKVNGSFEVREDRMQRYLNKIQITLHRFKEWTLVHIPREENSEADALANLGSSVKEDDILPESIVQLSKSVIEEGHA, encoded by the coding sequence ATGGGCACGTCTTCTGGGAtatggaccctgttcactgaCGGCGCCTCAAACGTAAAAGGGTTCGGGCTCTGCATAGTTCTAAGGTCACCTACGGGTGGCGTGATTAGACAATCTATAAAAACCACAAGGTTAACTAACAATGAAAccgagtatgaggctataatTGCAGATCTGGAATTGGCCAAAGGCCTAGGAGCTGAAGTCATTGAAGTAAAATGCGATTCCCTTCTGGTGGTAAATAAAGTAAATGGGAGCTTCGAGGTTCGggaagacaggatgcaaagatacttaAACAAAATTCAAATCACATTGCACcgtttcaaagaatggactctggTCCACATACCTCGAGAGGAGAATAGCGAAGctgatgccctcgcaaacctagGATCATCAGTCaaggaagatgacatactcccCGAATCTATTGTTCAACTATCCAAATCAGTGATCGAGGAAGGCCATGCCTAG